Proteins found in one Planococcus citri chromosome 2, ihPlaCitr1.1, whole genome shotgun sequence genomic segment:
- the LOC135834517 gene encoding sex peptide receptor-related protein 2-like: MTSNPSFCESMDYYNNYIRGYVNIPICFIGVIFNLFNILVFTRKNMISSANLIFTNLAIADLLTLLSSIPSLWIGFFQYYIALVQGDYENWTHTRAVIYLYSIDFVEIFTKISVFLTVMLAIWRHIAIAHPLKERYWCSMKTTRNTVIAIYVISVLFSIPLYFSYRILSINGTDMYYLPLEVENSILLDISFAITTVLKQILPSVVLPIFSFKLIVALLTNQRNKEKTISSSNTRNKTRNLKMKQQVNRSIIITLTVLVLFLIIRLPAGLYKLIDPIPGVHNELPFFVHKCFERVRFIVETLNVINMSITFMVYYIMSQNFRATFKSLLFKSDGFSPRKMNLLPLGNTRKIDTIPETDQVY; this comes from the exons ATGACATCCAACCCATCATTCTGCGAATCCATGGATTACTACAACAATTACATAAGGGGCTACGTGAATATACCAATATGTTTCATCGGAGTCATCTTCAATCTATTCAACATACTGGTATTTACAAGGAAAAACATGATTTCATCGGCCAATCTGATATTCACCAATTTGGCCATTGCAGACTTACTTACTTTATTGAGCAGCATTCCAAGTTTATGGATAGGCTTCTTTCAATACTACATCGCCCTTGTCCAAGGAGATTATGAAAATTGGACTCACACACGAGCGGTAATTTATTTATACAGTATAGATTTCGTCGAGATTTTTACCAAGATATCAGTATTCTTGACAGTAATGTTGGCCATATGGAGACACATCGCTATAGCACATCCATTAAAGGAACGGTATTGGTGCAGTATGAAGACTACAAGGAATACAGTGATAGCAATTTACGTTATTAGTGTTTTGTTCAGTATACCGCTATACTTTTCTTATAGAATCTTAAGTATTAACGGCACTGATATGTATTATCTTCCTCTTGAggtagagaattcaattctgctTGATATTTCATTCGCAATCACAACAGTGCTAAAACAAATACTGCCATCGGTTGTCCTGCCAATATTTTCTTTCAA ACTGATCGTTGCCCTATTAACAAACCAACGCAATAAGGAAAAGACAATTTCATCTTCAAATACTCGAAATAAGACCAGAaacctgaaaatgaaacaacaaGTCAATCGATCAATAATCATAACGTTGACAGTTTTGgtactatttttaattattcgaCTTCCCGCAGGGCTGTATAAATTAATCGATCCAATACCTGGCGTTCATAATGAGCTGCctttttttgtacataaatgTTTTGAACGAGTGAGATTTATAGTAGAAACTTTGAATGTGATCAATATGTCTATCACGTTTATGGTATATTACATcatgagtcaaaattttagagCCACGTTTAAATCTTTATTGTTCAAGAGTGATGGTTTTTCTCCTCGAAAAATGAACCTGCTTCCTTTGGGAAATACAAGAAAAATTGATACGATTCCTGAAACTGACCAGGTTTATTGA